TTAAAAACATAAGTATAAATAAACAATTCTTTTTCATCATCTTATTTTTATAATCCGAAAATACTTAAAGAGGTAAGGGTTGCATCTGTATCTAAAGTCTTTGAACTTCCCAGCTTCTGGTTCAGGCTCACGGTAATATTGTCTCCTTGGTTTAAATTAAATATTCCTGAACAATTTCCGGCCACACGGTTTTCAATCGTATTATTTCCCGGATAACTCCCTACACATTTGAACACTTTATTCGTTGAGGAAGAAGCTGAGTTCGTTTGAATGAGCGTTTCATACCGGGAATCATTGCCAATATTTCCTGAAGCCAATGAAATGCTAAAAGAAACGACGTACACTCCTGTTTTTGAAGCTGTGAAAATTCCCGTAGATGCATTAAAACTATCGTTAACATCTGTTCTCTCTGTCCAGCCCGTGATTGCAGATGGTACTCCATCAGTAAAATTCTGTGCAGAAGAATTTTCGGCATCTACAAAATCATTGGATGTTTTATGGGCCAGAGAGATCCAGGAAGTCCCATTAGAGTAGCTAAGATCCTGCGTCCCTGAGTTATACCTCAGCGCACCGGCTTTAGCAGCAGCAGCTGTCTGCACAGTTCCTCCGATCCCCATAGCATTTAATCGCTCTCCAGATCTTAGATCCAATCTCGTTTTGGGAGTTTTCGTTCCCACTCCCATATTTCCGGAAGAGGTGATCACTACATCATCATAATAGCTGGAAAGGGTGGAAGCTGAAGTATTTTTCAGACCATCCACATGTAATATCCTCTCAGGAGTAGACATATTAATTCCTACCTGAGCACTCATCCATACACTTCCGCACATGAGCAAGGCTAGTATTAATTGTTTTTTCATATTCAAATGTGTTATTGTTCTAAAATTGAAAGATTTACAAAGCCATAGTCATTACTTGCAGAAGAAATATCTGTACGTAAACTCAAACTGCCATTATAAACAGACTGATAAATCTGTGGCTGGAAGGTATCTCCTTTATTAAGCTGGACTCCTGCAACACATGAACCTGCAACTTGTGCCTGTTTTGAGATGTTGGAAAAAGATTTTACACATTTTTTTACGGTATTGCTTCCGTTCACTACATACCTGGCCTCAGAAAAATAACCGGATACTATAGGAATTCTCACAAAATCATAAGTAAAAGAGACCAGATATACACCTGTTCGTGGAGCAGTAAAAACTCCTGTACCCGGATTAAAACTGACTGTAGAATCGGAGATTTCATTCCAGCCGGAAATACCCGTAGAAATCTGGTAAGGAATTTTAATTGCAAAGTTGGCTGCCTGAATATTCGCCACGATTACAGCTTTAGTGGGTGAAGAAATAAGATCCTGCCATACTATTCCATCAGAATACTGCATCTTCCCTCCATTTAACGGATTATATCTTATCGCCCCACTTCCTGCTACAGACGCAGTCTGGGAAGTCTCTCCCACCCCAATCGAATTGTCAGTATTACTGGCAGATCTTGTATCGATCTTTACAACTGGAGACAGAATACCTATCCCTATTTCTCCCAAAGAGGTAACTGCTACATCATTGGAGGCTTGTACAGAAGAAGGAGTTCCGGATGCCGGATTATCTTTAGCTCCGTCTATATGGAAAATGGTTTGGGGATTAGAGGTATTAATACCAACCTGTGCTGTTAAGGAATGTATAAAAAGGCATCCGGCAATGAATATCCATTTCCTCAAAATAATTAAATTTTTCATGTAATTTGTGGTTTTAAAACGAGTACTATTCTCTGCCAAAGATAGACTCAAAAACAGATCCCACACAACAGACACTTTCCGAAACAAAACATAAAACACTGAAAATGTAATAAATAAGCAACTGTTTTACAATATCAAAATACGGAATTTTAATATTTTTTGAAATGAATATTTGATTTTTTCTGAAAGTTTAAAAAAATAACGAATCCCTTTTCTCTCGATTTTCCAATATCAATGAAACCTAAAATTAGCTTCCGGCAGCGTATTCTTTTTTAAGAAAGCTTCATATTCCGGAGATAGCTGGGCACGGCCAAAAGTATTTTCACCGCTCATGCTTCCCAAACGTACTTTATCCTTTCCGAATTTCCGGTTCATGGCATCCATCGCCTTCATTACAGGAAGATGTTGATTTTGTGTATCTTCTTCAAAAAGGCTGATCTGTCTCTGATCTTCAGGAACAAAGTCATTTACCATCACCCCTGCCCTTTTATAATGAAATCCGTCTCTGTAAACGGCTTCAAAAAGCTCATTGACGACCCTTCCAATCAATATAGATGAATTGGTTGGATTGGGAAGAATTTGGGTCATAGCATTTCTGTATTCAGGAAGGTCCTTTCTAAAACGATTTGTTTGTACGAAAACAGTAATCATTTTACAGCAGGTATTTTGCTTTCTCAATCTTTCTGAACAGTACATTCCAAAGGTTTCTACGCGTTCCCTAACGGATTCTTTATCGGTAAGCATTTGCATAAAGCTTCTGGTAACAGCAATTGATTTTTTAGGAGATGGAGCATCCAGTTCCAATTGACGAATTCCTCTTAATTCATGAATCATCCTTACCCCATGAATTCCCATAATTTTCCGAACCCACATTTCAGGTTTCTGAAGAAGGTCCCAGGCTTTATAAACACCATTATCATTCATTTTAGCAGCCAGCTTTCTCCCTATTCCCCAAACGTCTCCTATATTCAGCCATTTCAATGCCTTCTCTATTTTCTCAGGAGTATCCATAATATAAACTCCCTTACATTGCTCCGGAAATTCTTTCACAATTCTGTTAGCCACTTTACATAAGGTTTTACTGGGTGCAATTCCTATACTGACAGGAATATTTTCTTTCTCCTGAATTTCTGTTTTGATTTTAGAACAATACTCGTGAATGTCAATATATTTAAAGCCTGTAAGATCTAGAAAAAGCTCGTCTATACTATAAATTTCATACTCTAAAACATAAGAACGGGCTATATTGATTACCTGTTGACTCTTGTAATTGTACAGTTCAAATTTTGCAGAAAAGCTTTTTACATCGTGCTGCTTGAAGAGCTCTTTATATTTGAATGCAGGAGCTGCCATAGGAATTCCGAGATCCTTTGCCTCCTTACTTCGAGACACTACACATCCATCGTTGTTGGAAAGAACAACAACAGGTTTGCCTTCAAGATCAGGATCCAGGGTCCTTTCGCAGGAAACAAAAAAGTTATTACAATCTACCAGCGCATACATGATGTAACGTGAATTATTTATACAAAATTATTCTTTTTCAAGAATAAAATCACTTTTAAATTACGAATTAACATCATATTTAACACATTGAAAAACAAATAAATATTATTTTTTAACACGACATATTTTGTCGCATTAAAGATTTAATTTTGTTTTCAAAAATATCCATTTTAAATCATTCTTAACCTTTCCTCTTCCAAATCAAGCTGATAAAGCTGATGACGAATAATCTCTTCATTGATTGAAACATCTTTATTGAGCTCTGAAAGATACTGTCTCTGGCTTTCCAGTATTTCAAGGAAAATAACTTTGTTTTTTTCACTCATCCATTCTGCGTCATTTGCTTTATTTTTTTCTTCCCAGTGTTTTAACATGCGTTCCAAACCGGCGTGGCTTTGGAGCTCATTTTCATGCTTATTTTTAAGAAAATGATATACATGCTGCCTTAGTTTCAGTTTTATTTCCTGACGGACTTCCTCCTCTTTTTCTTCATCAATAAAATCATCAAATACATGCCCGAATCTTATAATGTATGGCAACGTGAGCCCTTGCACAAGGAGCGTAAGCAATATCACAACAAAGGTGATAAACAAAATGAGATTTCTATTGGGGAAAGGAGCCCCGTTAATACTGATAGGAATCGCCAGTGCTGCCGCCAACGACACCACGCCCCTCATCCCAGTCCACCCTAAGATGAGAGGCATCATCAGACGCCTTCTGTTGGAGGAAGGTCTGGGAGCTACTCCAGGCCGAAAAATAATTGTAGCAATCATTGCGGCATAGGAACTGATAATTCTTGCAGCGATAAGAATACCTGTAACCAGTACTCCATAATTAATTGCTGTATTTAAAGGGATTCCCTCTGAACGCAACCCTCCTACAATTTCGGGAAGTTCCAAACCTATGATTAAAAATACAATTCCATTCAGAATAAATACAAAGCTCTCCCAAACGCTGTATCCTCTGATCCTGCTTGTACTGCTTAAAAAAATTAATCGTTTACTCGACATATACAAACCACCACACACCACAGCCAGCACTCCGGAACTATGAAACTGTTCAGCTAACCAATACATAAGATAGGGTTCGATAAGCGTTAAAGCAATATCCGAAGATGCATCTGTTGGCAAACGTTTATGAATTTGCACAAAAATCCAGGCCAGTAGTAATCCGAGGCCTGCCCCACCGACGATCATCCATAAAAAAGTAAGAGAGGCCTCCTGCCATACAAACTGCCCTGTACCAATAGCAATTAATGCAAAACGGAAAATAATCAACGAAGATGCATCATTTAATAAACTTTCTCCTTCCAGAATAGCAGAGGTTGTTTTAGGAATTCTCACAAATTTCATGATAGCTCCAGTACTTACCGCATCAGGAGGGGAGACTATTCCTCCCAGCAAGAAACCTAATGCAATGCTAAATCCGGGAATAAAATAATTGGAAACAACAGCAACGGATAAAGCCGTAAAAAATACGACCAGAAATGCAAAGCTTCCGATAATTCGCCACCATCTTCTCATTTCTTTAAAGGAAATAGACCATGAGGCTTCAAATAATAAAGGAGGCAAGAAAATAAAAAAGATGAGATCAGGATTAATTTTTACGGTAGGAAGACCGGGTACCAAACTAACAAGTAATCCAAACACGACCAATAAAATAGGATAGGCTATTTTTAATTTTGTAGCCCACATATTTAATAGTACAATAGCGGCTATCATAGCCAAAAAGAAAGGTAAGACGGTATGCATTATGTTGTGTTTTTTGATTTATACTCTTCATTTATTTTTTCAAATCAATGAAAGGAGTTTATTATACAAATATACAGTCAATTAAAATTTTGAATATTATTTTTATGATCTTATCCAAACTTAATTCACAACCTTGTAAAAACAATAAAATAACTAAGATTATAAAAAATATTGGTGTAAAAATTTATTAAAACACGTCAGTTTTTGTCGCTTCCCACTCCTACTTTTGCCTCAAACGATATAGATTTATGGATAAAGTAACATTAGAGAGAATTCAGAAACTTCACCCATTTGTAAGAGATGAAGTAAAGCAAATGATTAAAGAATGTGATGAAGCGCTTACCGGCAGAGCTAAGATAAGAATTACCCAAGGATTAAGATCTTTTGAAGAACAGGAAAAGCTTTATGCCATCGGAAGAATAACATCCGGAAAAAAGGTAACGAATGCCAAAGCAGGTCAGAGTATCCACAATTATGGTCTTGCTGTAGATATCTGCCTGATGATCGACGGAAAAACGGCCAGTTGGGACACTGTAAAAGATTGGGATAATGATAAGGTTGCAGACTGGTATGAATGTGTAAAAATCTTTGCAAAACATGGCTGGGATTGGGGTGGAAACTGGAAAACTTTTAAAGATCTTCCCCACTTTGAAAAAAAGACAATTCCATCGAAGAAAGGACCTGTAAAAACCAGTTGGAGAAAGCTTTTGAAGATGTCTAGAGATCAACAAAATTATGTTGTTTTTTAATTTTTTTTCTTTAAAATTAATTTAAATACGTCAAGTTCTGTCGCTTCCCCGCCCTACCTTTGTTTTACAAGAAAGCCACTACAAGCAACAAGATCTGAACATGGAGTTTC
This Chryseobacterium sp. G0162 DNA region includes the following protein-coding sequences:
- a CDS encoding Na+/H+ antiporter, producing the protein MHTVLPFFLAMIAAIVLLNMWATKLKIAYPILLVVFGLLVSLVPGLPTVKINPDLIFFIFLPPLLFEASWSISFKEMRRWWRIIGSFAFLVVFFTALSVAVVSNYFIPGFSIALGFLLGGIVSPPDAVSTGAIMKFVRIPKTTSAILEGESLLNDASSLIIFRFALIAIGTGQFVWQEASLTFLWMIVGGAGLGLLLAWIFVQIHKRLPTDASSDIALTLIEPYLMYWLAEQFHSSGVLAVVCGGLYMSSKRLIFLSSTSRIRGYSVWESFVFILNGIVFLIIGLELPEIVGGLRSEGIPLNTAINYGVLVTGILIAARIISSYAAMIATIIFRPGVAPRPSSNRRRLMMPLILGWTGMRGVVSLAAALAIPISINGAPFPNRNLILFITFVVILLTLLVQGLTLPYIIRFGHVFDDFIDEEKEEEVRQEIKLKLRQHVYHFLKNKHENELQSHAGLERMLKHWEEKNKANDAEWMSEKNKVIFLEILESQRQYLSELNKDVSINEEIIRHQLYQLDLEEERLRMI
- a CDS encoding Y-family DNA polymerase, yielding MYALVDCNNFFVSCERTLDPDLEGKPVVVLSNNDGCVVSRSKEAKDLGIPMAAPAFKYKELFKQHDVKSFSAKFELYNYKSQQVINIARSYVLEYEIYSIDELFLDLTGFKYIDIHEYCSKIKTEIQEKENIPVSIGIAPSKTLCKVANRIVKEFPEQCKGVYIMDTPEKIEKALKWLNIGDVWGIGRKLAAKMNDNGVYKAWDLLQKPEMWVRKIMGIHGVRMIHELRGIRQLELDAPSPKKSIAVTRSFMQMLTDKESVRERVETFGMYCSERLRKQNTCCKMITVFVQTNRFRKDLPEYRNAMTQILPNPTNSSILIGRVVNELFEAVYRDGFHYKRAGVMVNDFVPEDQRQISLFEEDTQNQHLPVMKAMDAMNRKFGKDKVRLGSMSGENTFGRAQLSPEYEAFLKKNTLPEANFRFH
- a CDS encoding M15 family metallopeptidase; amino-acid sequence: MDKVTLERIQKLHPFVRDEVKQMIKECDEALTGRAKIRITQGLRSFEEQEKLYAIGRITSGKKVTNAKAGQSIHNYGLAVDICLMIDGKTASWDTVKDWDNDKVADWYECVKIFAKHGWDWGGNWKTFKDLPHFEKKTIPSKKGPVKTSWRKLLKMSRDQQNYVVF